The window CAGATAGCGCTCAGCAATGGCTCGACAGTTACCGGGGCGAATCCAATGGCAGCCAACGGAAAGATCGTCATGACCGTTCTGTCGATCAATCTTCCCCCCAATTCACCAAACAACTTGTCCCCAGAAGGAACATCGACGATACCGGCGATGTTAAAAACACTAAATCCCACTTTTTCGTGGATGTTTAGTGATCCGGATCCTGACGACACCCAACATGCTTTTCGGATTATCGTGCGAAAACAAGACGCTTCCATCGTGCATGATACAGGTAAGCTAGCAGGTGCTACGAACACGTATACGTTGCCGGGAAACCTGCTGACAATGAACACACTGTATTCTTACACGGTCACGGTATGGGACAAGGCGGATGACAGTGCGGTTAGCGCCATGAATTATTTCATGCCCTCTAATGCGCCGATTGCGACCCCCACATTCGGAACTGCCGATCCCTTTTCATCGCCAACGGGAACAAGTCTGGTGCCGCGATTAACGTGGTTTTACAGTGATCCAGACCAACATGCTCAGTCCGCATACGAGGTTGAAGTGTTTCGTGCGCTCGATGATCTGAAGGTGTTGGGAAGCGGAGTCATTCGCTCAGCCACTCCTTACTACGATGTCCCGGTAGACATCTTGGTTTCCGGTGTGACGTACTACTGGAAAGTCAGAGTGATCGACAGCACCGGGTTGGATAGTCCGTTTAGCAATGGTTACTATTTCTTGACGAATCATCCGCCAGGCACTCCGAGACTTGTATCACCAAGGGACACTATAAGAACAGGCAAGCGACCTGTTTTTACGGCGACAATAGAAGATGACCCGGAAGATGACGCGCAGCATTATAAAATCGAGATCGCGGAGGATGAGGCTTTTACTTCTGGTCTGCAGGTAAGATGCTCAGAAATGGCACTTGTCGGCTGGGAAGTGAAAACGGCTGCTGGTGAATTTGTTTCCCTGCCAGCCACCGGTGCGGATAGTACGTATGAATCTGGAGCTGTACGCTATACGTGGCAAACGGACTTACAAGAAGGGAAGACGTATTATTGGCGAATGGCTTCCATCGATGCGACCACCGGAGCATCTAGTGTTTGGACTCCCGTGAGGAAGATCCGTTGCGGAAATGTGTTGCAGTTCCAAGGGAAAACATCGATTTCGACAACATTGCCAGCGGCACGAATCGTGTTCAGTGCCGTAATGAATGTACCAAACGATGGCAAATTGCCTGCCTCGATCAAGATTGAAGCTTGTAACAACGGACACGATGCAGAACCTTCATGGGAGGACTGCACACAGGCATATTTGCATGGACAGTACCACAGATTCGCAAACACGGTGAAGAACGCGGACACTTGGGCTGTCAATTACCGGGTTACGATAAAAGCGAATGACAGCCTGGGCCCGATTGAGGTGGACGCGATCGGAATCAGTTTTGACTAAGAAAGGGGAGCTCAAAATGCGAGTCTTAGTATCGAAAGATTTAAAAGAGCTTCGAGAAGAAAAAACTGCTGTGTTGGATGCAGATCAACTTTTTCAGGAGCTGGATACAAAAATGGCGACGCTGGAAGAAGTCAAAGCGGCAAAAGATGCACAACTTGTTTATCTCTGTGATTTTTCCATCCGGCAAGGGTTCATATCTAAGGCGCTCGGAACGGCACATACCTACCCATCAGATATGGAGGCACAGGCCAATCTGCAGAGTTCAATCAAGCGATTGGAGAACGAACCAAGCAAAGAAGTTGTAATATTCAAGACGATGGAAGCTGGGTTCCTCCCCCACACGCTTGAGCAGTTACGACAGGTATTGAATGACGGTTTCGATCAT of the Tumebacillus sp. BK434 genome contains:
- a CDS encoding glycine-rich protein, producing MANYTLSNLPAKFAIGDTITINFTGAMQSLNIGTYREVGVLKIECWGGGGQHDGQSSPAGGGKGGYVVGELNTKNLRENGTTMLYCIVGGYANTFNGGGSGSKIGGGATDVRTDWTGGAWNNATSLNSRLIVAGGGGATTSGGSYQAGDGGGFTGVTGSMGRNCYQAASGGSQISGGVGGRSNGGTDMSPLNGGAGSFGVGGSSPASTYHGGGGGGGWYGGAGGVSDGDPAGVDCYNPGGGGSSYIAGHPSCPQAHPNQIALSNGSTVTGANPMAANGKIVMTVLSINLPPNSPNNLSPEGTSTIPAMLKTLNPTFSWMFSDPDPDDTQHAFRIIVRKQDASIVHDTGKLAGATNTYTLPGNLLTMNTLYSYTVTVWDKADDSAVSAMNYFMPSNAPIATPTFGTADPFSSPTGTSLVPRLTWFYSDPDQHAQSAYEVEVFRALDDLKVLGSGVIRSATPYYDVPVDILVSGVTYYWKVRVIDSTGLDSPFSNGYYFLTNHPPGTPRLVSPRDTIRTGKRPVFTATIEDDPEDDAQHYKIEIAEDEAFTSGLQVRCSEMALVGWEVKTAAGEFVSLPATGADSTYESGAVRYTWQTDLQEGKTYYWRMASIDATTGASSVWTPVRKIRCGNVLQFQGKTSISTTLPAARIVFSAVMNVPNDGKLPASIKIEACNNGHDAEPSWEDCTQAYLHGQYHRFANTVKNADTWAVNYRVTIKANDSLGPIEVDAIGISFD